The sequence TAGCGACACAGTTTATCACCTCGTTAATTCCCAAACATCATTACTGCGTCCTAATCCACcccacctccctctccccagccgccttcctttaaaaaaaatttccctctAGAGGGCGCGCAAGCTCTGCGGCCTTCGTTCCTCACTTCCGTTTGCCTTCACTCTTCCTTCTGCGCATGTGCTCAGTTCGCTATCCGGCTGCTAGTACCTCGTTCAGGCGGTTCAGGCAAAGGTTGCACCCACTACGCCTGCGCAATCTCAGCCCCGCCCCTCCGCAGCTTTCCCCGGAAACGCTTCTTTCCTACGGAGTCGCTCCCGCCGCTGCGGTCGCTGGAGCTTTGCCTCTCTAGGCCGGCAGCGCCTCTTCTCCATGGTCATGTCTGTCAGCGCTGTTTTGGGAGCCAGCGGGTGAGGCCGGGCCACGCTCGAACACTTCGATCGTCGAGTCTGTCACTGGTGAGTAGACCCCAGAGGAGCTCGTGTACGGGCGGGGGCCGCGCAGCCGGAATGGGCTGGATTTCCCCTCACTCTGAGAATGGGTCTGTCCGCCCCGCCTTCCCCCTAACTCTTGGAATGGGCTCACCCCTTGGTTCCAGTCCCTCCTCCCGGGCGGGGCGGCGTTGCCACGGCGACGGGCCGCTGGCTGAGGCCCGGCTGGTGTCCCTGCAGGGCATGGCGGGTCAGTTCCGCAGCTACGTGTGGGACCCGCTGCTGATCCTGTCGCAGATCGTCCTCATGCAGACCGTGTATTATGGCTCGCTGGGCCTGTGGCTGGCGCTGGTGGACGGACTAGTGCGAAGCAGCCCCTCGCTGGACCAGATGTTCGACGCCGAGGTAGGGTCCCCGGGCTGGCGCGGGTGGGATCTCGGCCTCCCCGACTAGGCTTTGTGATCCAGCACTACTGTGCTGTAGACCTGGCTGGGTCACCTTCTTGCTTTGTAGCCCTGGGAAAGGGAtttcacctttctgagcctcagttgcctcatccataaaatggaatgacaGCAGAGGCTGATTAGTACAAAGCAAAGGGCCTGGAAGTTAATACAATAAACACGTCTGTGTTCCAGGCAACTGTGATACATTTCCTTTCTGATACTCTAGGAAAgtgacttaacttctctgagctaggTTCTCAGGTGCCACACCGGAGAGAAGAGTAGATAAAAGAGCATTCATGCGGGTACAGTGGAAACTGCCTGGACTTTGGGGTCAGGACAGGCCTCCGTTTAAGatccacttactagctgtgtgacctggggcaaatgTCACCTCTGTGAACTTGTTTTCCTGTCTTCAAAACCATGAGACTAGTTGCAACGAGGTCGTGGACTGCAATATGCAATATAAAGAGCATGTGCGTTGGATTCAGAAAAGCAAGTGTTCAATCTAGGCCTAACCATATAATATtagctgtgggaccttgggcaagttgcttcccCTTCTGAGCCTTTTCTGAAAAGTGGGCAGAATACGCCTGTCATGTCACCCTCAACAAAATGTTACAAGGCACAGAGGGGTTTAGGAATAAGAAAGTACTTCGTAAAGTGTAAAGGAGGCCTGTAAGTTGTTACGGCTAAGAGGCAGCTGTGGCGTGTGGTGGTGAGCACAGTTCTTAAAGCCAGGAGACCTGGGGTGGAGTCCTTGCTCCTGCTGCTTGTTCTCTGTGTAGCCTGTGGGCAAGTTATTGTCCAAAAAGTGATAAGAATCAAAAGAAGAATGGCTTTGTGAGGTTTTTTTAGGGATAATACAAGATTGTGTATGTCAAAGACCTTTCTTTGTCAGCTGAAAGTGTGGTGCAGATGTTTGGCATTTGATAGTATTGTGTTAGATAGTGGAGGTTGCACACCCACCATGTGCCTAGTTGTAGTGTCATAGGAGCCTCTATCCTCCTGGGAAGAGCTGTGGCAATGCTGGGCTTTGTTGAAGAGCCATCTGATGCACACCACCTGGGTTCTAGATTAGGGATCAGCAAACCTTTCCTTTAAGGGTGAAGTAGTAAGGATTTTAGGTCACAattactcagctctgccattgtagcCCAGAAGCTTCTATAGACAAATACATAAGTGAATAGgtatggctgtgtttcaataaaactttatgtacGGGAGTAGATGCCTGGCCTATGGAGCCATAGTCAGCTGAACGCTGTTCTAGACTTTACTCTTGGTGTTTATTACTTTGGGCAACTTAACTTGTCTGAGCTTTTACatcctcctttgtaaaatgaaaataatcccCTTCCACCTgctgtgagaaacaaatgaaatccCATAATGGATGTCTATGAAAGCACCTAGTTGGAAATAGGCTGCCGTACAAATGAAGGGAGGTATTATCTTCTGTGCTCCGGGAAGAATGCTTGTTCCTTAGGAGGCTTGCTGAGATCCTGGGGCTCTGCCAAGTCACTTCTCCAGCATATTTCCATTTGTGATTCCCCCTCAGATCCTGGGCTTTTCCACCCCTCCAGGCCGGCTCTCCATGATGTCCTTCATCCTCAACGCCCTCACCTGGTGAGTATCACCAGTTTGGCTATCCAGCTTTTGGGCTCTTAGCGCTGGGACTAACTTCCTAAGTTTGAGCATGAGACAGGTTGGCACTTGTTTCTGGGGAGTGGTGGAGTAAGGTGGGTGACAGAGGCCAGTTCTGGGACCGGCTGCATCATGGGCTTCCTTCCATTGCTATTTTGACTTACCTGGAAAGCTCTTATGTCACTATGTTTGTGCTGCCTGCAAGACAACTTCCATCTCAGATAACTTCCCTGATGTGGAGTGAGCTGAGGAAAGGATTCGACCGAGAGGCAGGAGAGCTGAGTTCTGTTCTTGGTTTGTGTGCCATTGGCCAAGTTACCTGCCATGGGCCTCAGGCTCCTCTTTTGTCCATGAGGGGTTGGACTCGGTGACGTCTAAGGTCACACATAATCATTGCCTGTCTCTTAAGAGGCAGTTTAGCATAGTGATCAAGGTCTCAGGCTCTGGAGGCAGACTTATTTGGCATTGAACCTCAACTTTACCACTAGTCtagtgactttggacaagttaatCAACCACAGTtgcctcatcagtaaaatggggctaataatattacctacctcatagttgtaaggattaaataagttaattcaCAAGAAGGACTTAGAACAATGCCTTGCACGTTATTATTATTCTTGTCCTTACACTGGAGATTGAAAACTGGTGGGCTGACTTTGACCTAAGTTTGTCTTCCAGATAGGTTCTATTTGGCTTACATAGATGTCAGCCCACACACggtgtttaaaacatttttttcacttagttgAAAATCAggctattttatataaaaatccagatttctggcttctcttgaatAATGGAATGACTGATTGATTCTAGGCCAACCTTCTAGCATGATAAGATTTGCCTAGATGCAAGTAACTACTGCCCCCACTTTAGCTAGAACATGTGTGCTTCAGGGTGTCATAATCCCCACCAATTCCTAGTATCCCCTAGTGACAATTGCCATCAATCATCAAGCTCATACTCAGTCAGCTTCACTCTTGACATTACCCGCCAGGTTCTTCCAGGCATCTAATATCATAACCCTTGCTTCACACTTACCTTGTCACTTCTGACCACTATGCTGCCATCCTAATTGTCCCTACCCTCCCAAATAACCTAAGACCAGGACAACCCAGTGACAACTCACTGCTGTCCTCTCCCCACAGTGCCCTGGGCTTGCTGTACTTCATCCGGCGAGGAAAGCAGTGTCTGGATTTCACTGTCACTGTCCATTTCTTTCACCTCCTGGGCTGCTGGTTCTACAGCTCCCGTTTCCCCTCGGCGCTGACCTGGTGGCTGGTCCAAGCCGTGTGCATTGCACTCATGGCTGTCATCGGGGAGTACCTGTGCATGCGGACGGAGCTCAAGGAGATACCCCTCAACTCAGCCCCTAAATCCAATGTCTAGAATCGGGCCCTTTGGACATCCTGCTGACACTTGGGCCCCTTAACACCTTGGGCTGCCCAGACCCTACAGATGAGGTCCAGCCCAGATCTGAGAGGAACCCTGGAAATGTGAAGTGTCTGTTGGTGTGGGAGACATAGTGAGGGCCTGTCAAAGAAGGCAGGTAGCAGTCAGCATGACAGCTGCAAGAATGGCCTCTGTCTGCTGAAGCCTTGGTATCTGAGAGGTCAGGAAGGGGACCTCTTTGAGGGTAATAACAGAATTGGAACCATGCCACTTTTGAGCCACAATACCTGTCACCAGCTTGTtgttttaagagagaaaaaatatcaagGATATCTGTTTGGAGCAAACCACTTCTTTAGTCATCTATCTCACCTCCCTGGGACAGCTGTTACCTTTGCATTGTTGCCAAATCACAGCAGTTATGTTGGAGAAACGCTTGGTTTCCGGATCCAGAGCCACAGAAAGAAATGTAGGTGTCAAGTATTAGGCTGCTGTCAGGGAGAGGATGGCAGATGGATGCATCAAGCACAAGGAAAATGCACAACCTGTGCCCTGTTACACGCACGTTCGTGTGCACCCAAGAACCTATGACTTTCTTCCAGTTCCTTCTGCCAGGTCCCCATCCTGCTGCCAGCTCTCAACATAGCAGGCCATAGGACCCAGAGAAGAATCCCAGCGTTGCTCAAAGTCTAACCATCATAAAGACACTGCCTGTCTTCTAGGAATGACCAGGCACCCAACTCCCACTGGACTCCAGTTCTTTTTCCTGCCTTATTTAGAATTCTGTGGCGGGAAGGATATGATGGGTTCCCAGAGACAAGAAGCCCAACCTTCTGGCCTGGGCTGTGCTGATAGTGCTGAGGGAGATAGGAATTTGCTGCTAAGATTTTTCTTTGGGGTGGAGTTTCCTCTGTGAGGGGCTTGCAGCTGTCCTTCCTGTGTATATAAATACAGTATTTTCCATGGTTCTGCCTGTACTTACTTTGTAATGCCATGGTTGAGATTGAGAGAGATCAGCGCAGCCAGGCAAGGGAACTTTAAAGAATTATTAGGCCACCTTCTCCCTTTCCTGGACCCCAGAGTCATTCCTCCATTTGGTTAAAATACTCAGTGCAGGGAACTCTTACATCCTGTCTCCTTCACTTGCAATGTCCCCTGCTATGCCTCAGGTGAACCACGTGATTCTTGAGTTTCCTTTCCTACTTGCTAGTGATTTCTGAACATGTTCAATGGAGTGGCACACAGTCTAGACCCACTTCTGCATTGAAACCTTCACTGTTCCTCTTTGGTTTCTTGGGAGCTTTCCCAAGAGAGCTGTCAGTTTTCAGCTGTCAGTGTTATGGTAACACAAATGAGTTTTGCTATCTCCCTGAGAAGCCCATCCGACCTCCTGGCTGTCAGCCCTACAGAGTAGGGAGTTGATACTGACAGTATGAAAGTTTAGGAGTAAATATGCCTGGGAAGAGACTGGGAAGGTTCTAGGGTGAGGCACCTCAGTAACTCATGGTGCCTTGGCCAAGTTGGAAGGAAGCAGTTTGTTAATGGGGCGCGGTAATCCTGGCTGTAGGGTCTAGAAGGTAAGACCAGCTGGGATGACCTTCCCTGGGTTGATCAGTTTCCCTCTAAACAACACAAACTGTACAGGCATGTGACTGACTTTGAAAGAACACCCATCATGTGGCTGCTGTCACCCTTGACCAGCTGTGGTGGTGGTTACTCCATCTGTGGTTGGAGCACCTCTTTGGGATTCACTTCAaggtcttgtgccagtttttctGCATATCTTCTATGATGACAAATCTCTGTCCCCTGAGtgttaatttgatttttagaaatggCCAAAAGTCACGTGATCCAAACTT comes from Macaca fascicularis isolate 582-1 chromosome 10, T2T-MFA8v1.1 and encodes:
- the SYS1 gene encoding protein SYS1 homolog, producing MAGQFRSYVWDPLLILSQIVLMQTVYYGSLGLWLALVDGLVRSSPSLDQMFDAEILGFSTPPGRLSMMSFILNALTCALGLLYFIRRGKQCLDFTVTVHFFHLLGCWFYSSRFPSALTWWLVQAVCIALMAVIGEYLCMRTELKEIPLNSAPKSNV